AACAACACTGATGCCTCCCTTGGCGGCCGGCCATTTGCCGGGCGCCAAGGCCAACGATTTCAAGGAGATTCCAACATGAGCCTTCCAATTGATCCGACCCGCAGCATGCGTGCCGCTGTCTGGCATGGTCGTCACGATATCCGCGTCGAAGATGTGCCGTTGCCCGTCTCGCCACCGGCGGGCTGGGTGCAGATTCGCGTGCAATGGTGCGGTATTTGCGGCTCCGACTTGCATGAGTACGTGGCCGGGCCAGTGTTCATTCCGGTGGATGCGCCGCACCCGCTGACCGGCATCAAGGGGCAGTGCATTCTCGGTCATGAGTTCTGTGGCGAGATCGTCGAAATCGGCGCCGGGGTCCAGGGGTTCAGTGTGGGCGAACCGGTGGCAGCCGATGCCTGTCAGCACTGTGGCACTTGTTATTACTGCACCCATGGGCTGTACAACATTTGCGAGAACCTGGCGTTCACCGGGCGGATGAACAATGGCGCGTTCGCCGAGTTGGTCAACGTACCGGCCAACCTGCTTTACAAGTTGCCGGCCAACTTTCCCGCCGAAGCCGGGGCGTTGATCGAACCGCTGGCAGTGGGCATGCACGCGGTGAAAAAGGCCGGGAGTTTGCTGGGGAAAAATGTGGTGGTGGTTGGCGCGGGAACCATCGGCCTGTGCACCATCATGTGCGCCAAGGCGGCTGGCGCGGCCCAGGTCATTGCTCTGGAAATGTCGGGAGCGCGCAAGGCCAAGGCCCTGGAGGTGGGGGCGAGCCAGGTGCTGGACCCCAATGAGTGTGACGCGTTGGCTGAGGTGCGGCGGCTGACCGGCGGGCTGGGGGCGGATGTCAGTTTCGAATGCATCGGCAACAAACACACGGCCAAGCTCGCCATCGACCTCATCCGCAAGGCCGGCACGTGTGTATTGGTGGGCATCTTCGAGGAGCCCAGCGAGTTCAATTTCTTCGAGCTGGTCGCCACCGAAAAACAGGTGCTGGGTGCACTCGCCTATAACGGGGAGTTCGCAGACGTGATCGCCTTTATCGCCGACGGTCGGCTGGACATCACGCCGCTGATAACCGGGCGTATTCAGCTGGAACAGATTGTCGGGCAGGGCTTTGAGCAATTGGTTAACAACAAGGAACACAACGTGAAAATCATCGTGTCACCCGCTCGAATCCGAGGCACCTTACAGCGCGATTGACGCGGGCCCGGCCTGTATAAAAACACTTCTGCGAACCCTTGCTTTGATTTCCGTGGATATCATTGCAAGGATCGCTTCAGGCCAACGCTGCTTCTTGCGAGCAGCTGCACAATGTTCCCAGCGATACAGAGAACTCGGACTGAGTCCGTTCGGGCCAGTGTGATTGACATGGATCAAACAACTTCATAAACACCGGCCCAGAATCAAGCGATCTGCTGGATTGCTCAGGGGCATGGCATGTCTGTTAAAGCACCCATTCCAGATTGCACCAATGCGCCTACGCTCGAGGAGGCGCAGCATTACCGTCGCTCTACGCTCTGGATCACCTGGCTGCTGGGCGCCGCGATGCTCGCGACGGTTATTGGCGTCGCGCTGCGGCTGACCGATGTCGAATCCCTGGCGCAGCTGTTGGCTCAAGCAGAACCCATATGGCTCGTCGGTGCACTCGGTCTTCAAGCCTTGACCTATATGGCGCAGGGACAGATTTTTCGTGTGGTGCTCAAAGCCGGGGCGCAGAACCTTTCACTGTGGGAGGCGGGCAAACTCAGCCTGATGAAGCTGTTCGTCGATCAAGCCTTGCCGTCTTCCGGAATCAGTGGGGCATTCGCGGTCGTCGCGTCCTTCGTGCGCATGGGATTCGCAAAACCGGTGGTTCTGGCGTGCCTGGTGTTGGATTTGTCCGGGTACTTCCTGGCCTATGTGCTCTCGGTGGGCGTGGCATTGCCAGTGGTGATATTTCAAGGGCATGCGACGGCTGCGATCACGACCACATGCCTGGTGTTTGTTGCAGTAAGCCTGGCGTTGGCGGTATTGACGCCAAGACTGGCGGGCAACTCCCATCTGGCGACCCATGTGCCGGGACAACGTTTCTCCATGATCAACAAAGGAATTTTGTTGCTCACCGGGGCAGACAAGCAGTTGATACGCAACCGCGCCTTGCTCTGGCGCATTACCTTACTGGAGTTGGTGATCATCCTGCTGGACAGCGCAACGTTGTGGGTATTGGTACGTGCATTGGGCGTATCGGCACCACCGTTGGGTCTATTTGCCGGATTCATGCTGGCCAGCGTGTTACGCAGTATCGGCATTGTTCCGGGTGGTCTCGGCGCTTTCGAAGCGGCGGCTGTCGTGACGTTGCACTGGATCGGCGTGAACATTGCGGTGGCGCTTTCCGCCACCCTGCTGTTTCGCGGCCTGACCTTCTGGTTGCCAATGTTGCCGGGTCTTTGGCTGGCCCATCGCGAATGGCATGCCACCCCTAAAGCAACAGCGCTTTACACGAACGCTGATTATTGGAGCCCGCCGATCAGTCAGTTGTTCAGCACATTGCACAGCGCCGAAACGGGGCTGAGCAGTGTGCAGGCCAAAGCACGAATGCGCAGTGCCCGGGTTCAGGCCAAGGGCCGGCCACAGGGTTTGGCAAAATTGGTGATCGAGCAAATGCGTACACCACTGGTGCTGATTCTGATTGCCGGCGCGCTGGTGGCGCTGGTGGTGGGAGATTGGCTGGACGCCGCGATCGTCTGGTGCATCGTGTTGATCAGCGCGGTACTCAGCGCCTGGTATGAAAATCGTGCAAGCACGGCGGTGGAACAACTGCGTAGCAAGATTGCCTTGCAGGCAACGGTACGTCGGGAGGGCAAGACCCTCGATGTTGCCGCGGATCAAGTTGTGCCGGGTGACATTTTGCTGCTCAGCGCCGGTAGCCTGATCGCCGCTGACGGCCGCGTCCTACAGGCCCTCAATTGCTTTATCAGTGAAAGCCTGTTGACCGGGGAAACCTTTCCGGTGGAGAAGCTGCCAGGTGATTGTGCGCCCGACGCGACTTTGGGACAGCGCCATAATTGTGTGTTCATGGGCACTTCGGTTCGCAGCGGTACTGCCGAGGTGCTCGTGACGCGCTATGCCGAAGAAAGTGAAATCGGCCACATCGCCAAGACCTTGTCGCTACGACCACCCGAAACGGAATTCGAGCGTGGCTTGCGTCATTTCGGTGGCTTGCTGCTGCGGGTGATGCTGGTGATTACAATCGTGGTCTTCGGCATCAACATTCTGCTGCATCGTCCGACCCTCGACACACTCTTGTTCGCCATTGCCTTGTCCATCGGGCTATCGCCAGAACTGCTGCCGGCGATCCTCAGTATCACACTGGCCAAAGGTGCCCAACGCATGGCTGCCAAAGGAGTCATTGTGCGTCACCTCAATGCCATCGAAAACCTGGGCGCAATGGACATCCTGTGTACCGACAAGACCGGTACGCTGACCCGGGGTGTCGTGGTGCTGGACGGTGCCATGGATGTTGACGGGGTCGCCAACCCGCACGTCTTGCAGCTGGCCGTGTTCAATTCAAGTCTGCAAACCGGTATGCGCAACGCTATGGACGATGCCATCACCCTGGCAGGCAAAGACAAGGTTTCGTGCGCCGATGTCATCAAACGCGATGAAGTCCCTTATGACTTCATCCGCAAGCGCCTCAGCGTGGTAGTGGCCAATGCACCCGAGGTCGGCACGCTGATGATCACCAAGGGGGCGCTGGACAATGTGCTCCAGGTTTGCACTCACCTGCAACGAGGTGAACGGGTATCAGCGCTGAATGACAGTGAACTTGCGGCGATCGCTCAGCGTTTCGCCGACTGGAGTGAGCAGGGCTTTCGAGTCTTGGGCCTGGCCAGCCGCACGTTGCCGGATCAGCCGCACTATGGTCGGGACGACGAAAAAGAAATGACGTTTCGCGGCTTTCTGTTGTTTTTCGATCCTCCGGAGCCTGGGGTCAGAAACATCATAGCCACGCTCGACAAGCTCGGCGTGCAAGTGAAGATCATTAGTGGCGACAGCCATCTGGTCGCCCGCCATGTCGCCGCGGCGGTAGGCCTGCCAGTGGCGCGAATCATTACCGGCTCTGAACTGTCGCAGATGAAAGACGAAGCGCTGATGCATCTGGCTCCGCTGACGACACTGTTCGCCGAGGTCGATCCCAATCAGAAGGAACGCATCATCCGAGCCCTGCAGAAGACCGGACATGCCGTGGGATACATGGGCGATGGCATTAATGATGCGCCGGCGCTGCAGGTTGCCGATATCGGGATCTCCGTGGACAACGCCAGCGATGTGGCCAAGCAGGCCGCCGACTTCGTGCTGCTGGAGCACAATCTGGATGTACTGCGCGAGGGCATCGAAGAGGGCCGGCATACCTTTGCCAACACCCTCAAGTACATCTCCATCGTTTCCAGCGCCAACTTTGGCAATATGATCAGCATGGCACTTGCTTCTTTGGCGTTGCCATTCCTGCCGTTGTTGGCCAAACAAATCTTGCTCAACAACTTCCTGTCCGACATCCCAGCCATGGGGATTGCCAACGACAACGTGGATCGCGAGTGGGAAAAGACACCTCACCGCTGGAACATCACCGAGATCCGTAACTTCATGGTGGTATTCGGGCTGGTGAGCTCGTTCTTCGACATGCTGACGTTCATTGCCCTGTACCTGCTGGCGGAGATGGTGCCCGAGGTATTTCGCAGTGGCTGGTTCATCGAATCGCTGCTGACCCAACTGCTGACAATATTTATTGTGCGGACCTACAAGCCGTTTTATCGAAGCCGCCCGGCGAAACTGCTGATGATCAGTGCGCTGGGCATTGGCCTGCTGGCAATCGGGTTACCTTACAGTCCGGCAGCATCCTGGTTCGGGTTGGTGCCTCTGCCGTTCCACATTCTGGGGATGGTGTTGACGATCAGCCTGTTGTACATGGTGTCAGCCGAATGCGTGAAGCACGTTTTCTATCGTCATCAACGATTGCAGCGTCATCGGTTATCCCATCGTCATGCGTGACCTGAACATTCCTGCCAAATTCGGGGCAGGTAATGTTCAGGCAACGTGTGGCCCACCTTTTCAGAGCTGCACCCGCCGCAGCCTGCCGCTCAACGGGACGACGGTGTTGTCTGGCATGGGCAGTGGCCGGCCGGTCAAACCCATGCCTTCGCTCACCAGTACCGCATCCTCCAGCAGACACAGGTTGGAAGGGGTATCCAGGTCGCGGGCGAGCACGGCGACCTGGGCGGTATGCAAGTTGCAGCTCAGCAGTCGCCCGGTAAAACGGGTAAAGCCGCCATGCAGCGGTTCGCCGTTCCAGTCGGGTGGCAAGGGTTGCTGCAGGCGGTCGCAGAGCTCCAGCACCAACACGTTGCCCTTCGGACACAGCGCCAGTCCGGTCGGCAGTTGCAGGCCACGAATCAGGAGCTCGACTTGCCCACTGTCAGGCCAGACCCGAATCACCTGGCCGGCCTTCTCGGCGAAGTCGATGCCCTTGCGCGTCGGGTCGCCCTGCAACTCTCCGGAAAACAGACTGATCAGCACTGCGTCGGTCGCCGGTTCGTACACCAGGGTCACCGGGACGGCTTCCTGGCCCTGGTCCAGTTCGGGCAACCGGACCAGCACGCGTTCGTCCTGTCCGCTGGCGAATTCCACCAACTGATTGGTATCGGGTTTGACCGCCAGCCAACTGCGGCGGGTCGGGTGGTAGCACAGCGCATTCAGATTGCCACGGCTGTGAAACACCGGTTCGGGCGGTGTGAATTGCAGGTCCAGCAGTTTGGAACCCTCGACGTAATCGGTCTGGCTGACCAGACAGCGCCCGTCACCGCAGGCGATGTCCGACAGCCCCATGATTTCATCGCGCAGCATGCGAGCCTGCATGTTCATGGCGCGAAAACCTTGCGCCAGTATCTCGCCGGGCAGATAGGCGCCGGGCTTGTGCGGATCCGGTCGCAGTCGACTGATACGACCGCTGAAGGGCTGTTCCGGCAGGCCCGAGCCGGCTTCGGTCAGCAGCAGGCTGCCATCGGCCTGCACGCAAATGCCCCGAGGGTTCAGCAGGCCTTCGGCGATGATGGTGCTCGGGCACAGGGTTTCGCTGGGCCGCGCAGGGATATTAATGGGAATGGGCATAGGGCTCTCTCCATGAATAACGGATGGATGCGGTTACTGCGGCGGTTGCCACGGTTCACCGGTGAGATAAGCCCGGAGCAGCGCCCGCTGGCAGGGCGACATCGAGCGCACCACAGGCATGAACAGCGTGGTGCCTTTGTACGCATCCGAAGTTCGGGCGAGAATGGGGTTCTTGGCGCCCATGACCGCGTCGGGCTGATTGAGCGGGATGTAGCGCGACATGGCGGGGAAGGCCAGGTAGTGAAAGCGCAGGACGTTCGGGTACATCAGCTCCCAGGTGATGTGGGTGCCCGCGGGGATGCCGAAGTCGGTCTGTGCGTATTTGCGGAAGCTGGTGAAGTAGCCACTGCTTGGAAGGCCATTGGCCGTGCAGGTCAAGGCGACAAAGCCCGCCTGGGCGGCAGAACCCGCTTTGACGGTGACCGGGAAACTGATCGCGAGCTGGCCAGGGTTAACGGTCAGCGATGCAGGAAAATCGAGGAAATCCCAGTATTGCGGTTCATCGTAAACAGCAGGAGCAGCAGCCTGCAGGTCGATTTCGGTGGCTTTGGGGACCGGACCGCCCAAGTACCTGACCTGCAAGGTGATTGACAGGCCATTGGGGTAGTCCTCCAGGTAGACGTTGCGCTGATCGGCATACACCCGATAGGTCGATTCGGTGGCTTGCAACGTGGTACCGGCGACCTTGCCGGGCGCGTTGATCGCCAGGGCGGCGGTCTGCACTGCCTGTAGCTGGTTGGCGGTCAGGGGCAGGTCGACGATGCCGCCATACACGTAGTAGTCGAATAGAAAGCGGTTGGTCGGGTCCAGGGTGGCCAGTTCAGTGGTGCCTGCGGTGATGGTGACGGGGCCGTAGTTCGCGTTCGGTCCGATAGGGCTGGTGATATCGTCCCTGACGGCCCTGAAGGTTTGCTTCGGAATGACGTTCACCATGTCGATGCTCAGGTAACCGTTGCCGCCCAGGTCGGCATAGCCGGCATTCCCCGTACTCTGGTTGACCAGTTGCCGGCCCGGCTGGCAGTTCAGCGGCTCGTCGGCGAAGGCCGGGGCCAGTGTACCGATGACCCTGCCGATGCTCGGGTTGGGGGTGTATCGGCCGGCGGCATAATCGGCGTCCAGTTGTTCCGTGGTCATCGTGGGGCACATTTCGAACATGACGAAACGCAGGACAATGCCGGTCGCACCCGGTGCCTGGATGATCGAGCGCAGGCCACTGCTGTTCTGGTTCCAGCTGACGATGCTGCTCAAAGGGAAGGTCAGTTGAAACGTACCGCTGGCGTGGAAAGATCCCGGCGCATCCATTTTCGCGGGCAACAGCACACGTCCCGCCACGTCGAAACTGCTGCACACGGTATTACTGCGAATCAGCAACTGGATGTCGCTGTTACCACCAATCTGCAGGCCGCCGACGAATATCTGGGTGGTCGTTGAGGAGGTGGGGTCCAGGTCCACCATCATCGGGCCGGAGACGGGGCCTTGTCCGGTCACCGGATCCACCGAGCCGAGCAGATAAACCGGCTGGCCCACCATGTCGCCGGTGGTGCTGATGCTGCCCGGATTGCCCTGGGAACTGATCAAGGCGTTCTGCATGTCGACGACATGCTGCCCATAGTGATTCCAGCCGCCAGCGGTGTAGTAGTCGCCGTCGGGCGCGTTGATCATGTTGTTCAGCTGATCGTCGGTATAAGACTGAGCAGTCGGCGCCAGGGTCGAGGTGGTCAGGTCGAAGAGCGGCCATTCCTCATTGCCGTCGTAAGGAATGGTGGGGGAGTTGTTTGGCAGGCTGACGTCCGTGCGGATGCCGCCCCAGAAATTCAGGCGTGGTCCATTGAGAATGCTCATGATCTATTCCTCGTCCTTGGTGGTTTTGCCGACAGGCGCGTTGGCGAATTTGAACATGTAGGAGAAATCGGCCTTGTAGGGACTTTTGACCGGTGTCGCCATGGAGTGGCAATTCATGCAGCTGCTGTTGGGCTGGATGTAGCTCTCCATGGTGACGTTGGCCGAGAGCGACGGGGTCGGCTGGCCCAGTGGATTGCTGGGGTTGTCCGGCATCAACGGACGCTGGGTGGTGATGAGCTGGTAGTACTTCAACACGCTTTTTTGCACGTCCGGGTTGGTGCGGTAATTGGTGTTTACCCCGTTGGTGATCTCGGCAATCGGGGTGACCCGGTTCAGCGGGTTCGGGGTCTGGAACGTGGTGCCGGGTTTGGGCACGCAGGCCAGTTGTCCGCCCTGAGTCTGCCAGTCGCAGGGTGACTGGTTGAGGCTGACGAGGGGCGCGGTGGGGTTGAAGTAGGAATAGGTTGTGCCGGGTGTCGGCTGATCGACCCACTCACCGTGTACCAGTTCCTTGGGCGGAACGTTGTCGATCTGCTCGAAGGTCGACCAGATCCACTGTGGATAGCCATTGACCTTGGTGATGATGTGCAGGCCCACCAGGCCCAGGTAGGCCTCGGTGACACCGCTGCGCTGGCCCTGGTCGTTGAACGTGGCCACGCGCGCCAGCATGGTCAGGTAGTGGCTGGCATTGTCGTTGGGGGTGAGGATGCGCCAGCTCGACTTGACCTCGATGACCCCATTGGGGAAGTTGATGTTATTGGCTTTGGAAACGACGTCGGCGTTATAGAAGTTGTTGTTGACGATGTAGTCGTAGGACGTCTCGTTGGCCGAGATGTCGTAGTAGGTCGGGTTACCTGCCTGGTCGATCAGCCAGCCGCCGACGGCCTGGTCGACGGCATTCACCTGGGTGCTGTTCTTCAGCGCGGCGATGTTGATGATGCCCAGGCTTTTGGCGGTCTGCGGGGTATTCCACGGGCCAGGATTGGCACCCCTCGGCAGAAAGATTTCCTCCACGGTCTTGTAGGTTTGCCAAACGGTGTAGCCGGGATCCCCAAGCTGTTTGGCGCAGTCGGGATCACCTCGTTGCCCATCCTGTGCGGGCCAGTTCAAAGCGATGAACATCTGCCAGCTGTATTGATCGAACTGGTCCTGACTGGCGGTGGCGACCGGCGCGGTGCTGGGGGGTTGGCAACTCAGGTTACTGGCCTGCGTCGACGGCATGGCCTGTTCTCGGGCCAGGGCCTGCTCCAGGATCAAGGCCGGCAGACTGGCCAGGCCCACTAACATCACGCAGAAACGGAATGTGGTTTTCATGGCGATCCTTCGTCGTTATTCAGGGTTTGCGTTGCATGAGCTTGTTCCACTGCGCCTTTTGGCCGTTGCTCTGTGACGCCGGTGGCTCGAACAATTGGCAGGGCGGCGGATTCGCCGGGCACATGGCGGCCACTTGCGCCCAGGTCTGGGCCGGGTCCGGTTTGGCGATGCGGAAGTTGGTGTAGTTCTGGCTGACGATGGGGGCGTTGGCGACGCTGGCATCACCGGAGAAATAGAACGATTGCGGATGCCGGTAGGGCGGTTGTCCCGTGACGTTCTTGTAGAAGGCGTAGCCGAACAGGATCGGGCCTTGTGGCGAGTCGACATCCAGGGCATAGGCTTGCACGCTGCCATTGAGGTTCTGGCTGCGCGCGGCACTGTAGGGCAGGTGCTTGATGAAATCCTGCCGTGGTGGGTGGTTCATCGGCGAGAACATGCAGCAGGCCGGCATGTCCTTGGGACGGTCCTGGGGATAGGTCAGGAAGTAGGCCTTGTTGCCCAGCGACACGAAGGAGCAGGTGTAGTTGTTGTTCTTGATCGGGAAGATCGGCAGGCAGTATTTCTCGTAGTGTTCCATCATCGCGCCGAAGCCGTCGCCATCCGGCGGGATGTAGGCGGTGTCGTAGTAACTGGTGCCGCGAGAGACGGTGTAGTCCGCCGGGGTCAGGGTGGTGGGTGGATTGCTGTAGGGCGGCGGGTTTTTCTCGTAGTTGTGCATCACCCGGTACATGGTCCAGTCGCTGATCCAGTAGGCCGGGAAAAACGGATCGGAAGGCTCGCCCGGTGCTCGTGTTGCGATGCAATTACCGTTCTGTTCATTGCACCCCTCGGTGTTGTGCACCCCCATGGTGAAGTACACGGCACCGCTGTCCTGGGCGAAAACAGGCGGGCTGAGCAGCAGGATCAACAGCAACAACCGGTCCAAGATGATTTTCATAGGACACCTCCTGTGAAGTACCGGGTGACGGACTCGCCACCCGGTAATCCGGCGTGAAACGTCAAAGGTTGTTGTAGTCGCTCATGGAGAGCGTCTTGGGTGGAAAGTTGAGCTTCACCAGACGTTTGGCCCACAGCTGCAGTATGGCGCGGCGGCTTTGCGACAGGTCTCGGGTGATGGGCATGGCCAGGGTGCTTTCGTCCTGGTTCTCCTTGTTGATCAATATGAGTAACTGGTCGACGGCGCCCTCCACCCGCGTGCGTGAATCAAGGGGCATGTACTTGTTCATGATGGGGTAGAGGTAATAGAACGACTGCAGGACCTTTGGAAAGATGAACGTGTTCCATATTTCTTCCGGGGCTTGCGTGGAGGTGCATATGCCGTTCCAGGTGTCGATGAACTCCTGTTGCAACTTCATGTCCAGCGGCAGGACCCGCAGCGGAGCAAGGAAGTCGACGTAGGCCTCGCCGAGCGGGAAGCTGAAGGGGATGGCCGGGTCGTCGCTGTTTTCCTTCACGAAGAAGCGCAGGGTGGGGAAGCCTGGCGCCATGCCTGTGTAGCCCAGCTCGGCGATGCCTTGGTCATTGGTGGTGATGACGGTATAGGAGCAAACCACCTTCGTTCTCTGGTCGTCGTTCAGCGTGCCGGTGACTGTTTTGGCATTGTCCAGGGACAGGCAGGGGCGCAGGTTGACTGCGATCGGTTTGCCGGAAACGAGGAAATCTTGATAGCCGATCGGGTTGCCGCTGGGTTTGGGCACGTCCTCCAAGGCGGTCAGTCGTCGGCCGCTGCCGGTGCTGCGGTAGTGGATGACCGGGGCAGCGTCGATGAACTGGGGCAGGTTGGCCGTGTTCTTTGCGCGGTCCGTCGGGTTGTCATAGAACAGGGTGAAGTTGGCCGCGTTGCTGAACGCCAGATAGTAGTCGCTGCTGGTCACCATGTAGGGGTTGCCATATTCGGCCACCCACAGTGTGGTGTTGGCGGCCGGCTTGCCATCGTTCTGCACCATGATGTGCAGCGTCTTGTGGTCACCAACGTCAACGAAGCTGCCGCTTTCGATCACCTCGGCGGTCCATGTCTGCTGGATGGCGGCGCGGGTGGGGGGAGCGCCGTTCTTGCCCAGCTGACGTAGAATCAGGGGACCGGATTGCAATACACCCTTGGTATAGTCATTGAGGGAGATATCGAGAATACCCGAGCGCTGGTTGAAGGCTGCTTGCCGGTAGTCCACGTAGTTCAAGATGACCGCCGGCTTGAATGTTCCATCCACCTCGGCGCCCAAATGGTAGGTACCGGCGTTGAATTTTTCCGGGACGGGGATATCGACCATGGCGTCCAGGGGATAGCTCGGAAAGGTGTTGCCCAGGTCAAGTGACAAGGTATCACCGGTAATCTGCGCCGAGATCACGCCCAACTTGGCTTGTTTTACATCCTGGATATGGAAACTCATTCGGTTCATCGACACCGGTTGATCGGCCACCAGTCGCCGTCCGGCGGGCGCGGTGGGGTATTCATCGGCGAACCACAAGCCCAGGACCGCTGAAGTACGGCTGTAGGCAGGGTTGAAGAAAATCTCGTTGACGTTGTGCAAGCCCTTTCTGTAAAGGTCGCGCACATCCGCCATGATGTTCGGGTCGTTGGAACGGGTGTTGGGGCGCTGCGGGTAGTCGTTGAATATGCCGTTCTTGTCATAGCAGGTCAGGTACACGGAAAACCGGAACATCAGGCCCTGCGCCCGTTGCTCCTCCATCTGCTGCTTCAGGCTGGTCAACAGGGCGGAGTTGCCGGTCGCCCATTCCAGATTTTCCTTGGGGAAGCAGGTCTGCCAGGTGGTGCTGACGTTCATCAGGCCATTACCCAGGCCTGCCCAACTGAAGTTCAGGAAACGGTCCATCATCCGGTACTTGCGGTTGAGGGTCAGGCCGCAGTTCGAGTCCCCCAGCACCAATTTGTCGAAGTACAGCGCCGTGAACGTGTTTTGCCATGGGCTGATGTCCACGAAGCGCGCCGGGGTCGGGGTATTGCTGCCCAGGGGGCTGCCGAGCAACTGGTATTGTTTGCCGACCAGCGGGTCCT
The Pseudomonas sp. GR 6-02 genome window above contains:
- a CDS encoding 2,3-butanediol dehydrogenase — encoded protein: MRAAVWHGRHDIRVEDVPLPVSPPAGWVQIRVQWCGICGSDLHEYVAGPVFIPVDAPHPLTGIKGQCILGHEFCGEIVEIGAGVQGFSVGEPVAADACQHCGTCYYCTHGLYNICENLAFTGRMNNGAFAELVNVPANLLYKLPANFPAEAGALIEPLAVGMHAVKKAGSLLGKNVVVVGAGTIGLCTIMCAKAAGAAQVIALEMSGARKAKALEVGASQVLDPNECDALAEVRRLTGGLGADVSFECIGNKHTAKLAIDLIRKAGTCVLVGIFEEPSEFNFFELVATEKQVLGALAYNGEFADVIAFIADGRLDITPLITGRIQLEQIVGQGFEQLVNNKEHNVKIIVSPARIRGTLQRD
- the mgtA gene encoding magnesium-translocating P-type ATPase, with the translated sequence MSVKAPIPDCTNAPTLEEAQHYRRSTLWITWLLGAAMLATVIGVALRLTDVESLAQLLAQAEPIWLVGALGLQALTYMAQGQIFRVVLKAGAQNLSLWEAGKLSLMKLFVDQALPSSGISGAFAVVASFVRMGFAKPVVLACLVLDLSGYFLAYVLSVGVALPVVIFQGHATAAITTTCLVFVAVSLALAVLTPRLAGNSHLATHVPGQRFSMINKGILLLTGADKQLIRNRALLWRITLLELVIILLDSATLWVLVRALGVSAPPLGLFAGFMLASVLRSIGIVPGGLGAFEAAAVVTLHWIGVNIAVALSATLLFRGLTFWLPMLPGLWLAHREWHATPKATALYTNADYWSPPISQLFSTLHSAETGLSSVQAKARMRSARVQAKGRPQGLAKLVIEQMRTPLVLILIAGALVALVVGDWLDAAIVWCIVLISAVLSAWYENRASTAVEQLRSKIALQATVRREGKTLDVAADQVVPGDILLLSAGSLIAADGRVLQALNCFISESLLTGETFPVEKLPGDCAPDATLGQRHNCVFMGTSVRSGTAEVLVTRYAEESEIGHIAKTLSLRPPETEFERGLRHFGGLLLRVMLVITIVVFGINILLHRPTLDTLLFAIALSIGLSPELLPAILSITLAKGAQRMAAKGVIVRHLNAIENLGAMDILCTDKTGTLTRGVVVLDGAMDVDGVANPHVLQLAVFNSSLQTGMRNAMDDAITLAGKDKVSCADVIKRDEVPYDFIRKRLSVVVANAPEVGTLMITKGALDNVLQVCTHLQRGERVSALNDSELAAIAQRFADWSEQGFRVLGLASRTLPDQPHYGRDDEKEMTFRGFLLFFDPPEPGVRNIIATLDKLGVQVKIISGDSHLVARHVAAAVGLPVARIITGSELSQMKDEALMHLAPLTTLFAEVDPNQKERIIRALQKTGHAVGYMGDGINDAPALQVADIGISVDNASDVAKQAADFVLLEHNLDVLREGIEEGRHTFANTLKYISIVSSANFGNMISMALASLALPFLPLLAKQILLNNFLSDIPAMGIANDNVDREWEKTPHRWNITEIRNFMVVFGLVSSFFDMLTFIALYLLAEMVPEVFRSGWFIESLLTQLLTIFIVRTYKPFYRSRPAKLLMISALGIGLLAIGLPYSPAASWFGLVPLPFHILGMVLTISLLYMVSAECVKHVFYRHQRLQRHRLSHRHA